From a region of the Tateyamaria omphalii genome:
- a CDS encoding ABC transporter substrate-binding protein yields MTRIDRRALFASGAAAALLAATGASALPQRGGRLRAALSPELFEQAVAATVYDNLTEIAADGTLRGELATEWSSDPDARVWRFTLRDGVTFHDNKPFEASAVSHLPWDVQMLDPLAIQINLDQPNPSLPYLLAQPGFEIRGATGTGLYKAQKLDDGRHFIGTRVADHWKQGAGWFDSVEFVQFSADHVRGEALRDGLVDVADVIALDGYADPRDFQALPNAHAATHIVSRSVTVPVTVGKSWPLDNLRMAERWWMA; encoded by the coding sequence ATGACCCGCATTGACCGCCGCGCGCTTTTTGCGTCCGGTGCTGCCGCAGCCTTGCTGGCGGCCACCGGTGCATCGGCTTTGCCGCAGCGGGGTGGACGGTTGCGCGCTGCGTTGTCACCGGAATTGTTTGAACAGGCAGTGGCCGCGACTGTCTACGACAACCTGACCGAGATTGCCGCCGACGGTACGCTGCGTGGTGAGTTGGCGACCGAATGGTCATCAGATCCCGATGCGCGTGTGTGGCGGTTCACGCTGCGCGATGGCGTGACGTTCCACGACAACAAGCCGTTTGAAGCGTCCGCGGTATCGCATTTGCCGTGGGATGTGCAGATGTTGGATCCGCTGGCCATCCAAATCAATCTTGATCAGCCGAACCCGAGCCTGCCTTACCTGCTTGCGCAGCCCGGATTTGAAATCCGTGGGGCAACGGGTACGGGGCTGTACAAGGCCCAGAAGCTGGATGACGGGCGGCACTTTATCGGCACGCGTGTCGCAGATCATTGGAAGCAAGGCGCAGGCTGGTTCGACTCGGTCGAATTCGTGCAGTTCAGTGCCGATCACGTGCGCGGCGAGGCGCTGCGCGATGGCTTGGTGGATGTGGCAGATGTGATCGCCCTCGACGGCTATGCCGATCCGCGTGATTTCCAGGCTTTGCCGAATGCTCACGCTGCAACCCATATCGTGAGCCGCTCGGTCACTGTGCCCGTAACGGTTGGCAAATCCTGGCCGCTCGACAACCTGCGCATGGCAGAACGGTGGTGGATGGCCTGA
- the infB gene encoding translation initiation factor IF-2: protein MSDTDGKKTLGLRSGARPGNVKQSFSHGRTKNVVVETKRKRVVVPKPGAAKPAGGAGAAGGDPSRRPAGISDAEMDRRLKAVQAAKAREVEEAAKRAEEEKAREAERERRRAEAEAKEQAEREREEALKAKEEEEKRKAAEAAAAAQAAAAAPAEKAQPVQRQAQPAATPRKNDRERDQRPSNRGRDDGGRRSGKLTLNQALRGGEGGRQRSMAAMKRKQERARQKAMGGSVEREKVVRDVQVPEAIVVSELANRMTEKVGDVVKALMNNGMMVTQNQTIDADTAELIVEEFGHRVQRVSDADVEDVIKEVQDEADDLQGRPPVITIMGHVDHGKTSLLDAIRDAKVVAGEAGGITQHIGAYQVKTEDGVTLSFLDTPGHAAFTSMRSRGAQVTDIVVLVVAADDAVMPQTVEAINHAKAAEVPMIVAINKIDKPGATPDKVRTDLLQHEVIVEKMSGEVQDVEVSAITGQGLDQLLEAIALQAEILELKANPDRAAQGAVIEAQLDVGRGPVATVLVQNGTLRQGDIFVVGEQYGKVRALINDKGERVKEAGPSVPVEVLGLNGTPEAGDVLNVTETEAQAREIAEYREKAAKDKRAAAGAATTLEQLMANAKADENVSELPILVKADVQGSAEAIVQAMEKIGNDEVRVRVLHSGVGAITETDVGLAEASGAPIMGFNVRANASARNTANQKGVEIRYYSVIYDLVDDVKAAASGLLSAEIRENFIGYAEIKEVFKVTGVGKVAGCLVTEGVARRSAGVRLLRDNVVIHEGTLKTLKRFKDEVAEVQSGQECGMAFENYDDIRPSDVIEIFEREEVTRTLD from the coding sequence ATGAGCGATACTGACGGGAAGAAGACTTTGGGTCTGCGCAGCGGCGCGCGTCCGGGCAACGTGAAACAGAGTTTCAGCCACGGGCGGACCAAGAATGTCGTCGTCGAAACCAAGCGCAAGCGCGTTGTGGTGCCGAAGCCCGGTGCCGCAAAACCCGCTGGTGGCGCAGGCGCTGCCGGGGGTGATCCAAGCCGTCGCCCCGCAGGCATTTCCGATGCGGAGATGGATCGCCGCCTAAAGGCCGTGCAAGCCGCTAAGGCGCGCGAAGTCGAAGAGGCCGCAAAACGCGCCGAAGAAGAAAAAGCGCGCGAAGCCGAACGCGAGCGCCGCCGTGCTGAAGCCGAAGCCAAAGAGCAAGCCGAGCGTGAACGCGAGGAAGCGCTGAAGGCGAAGGAAGAAGAAGAGAAGCGCAAGGCCGCCGAGGCTGCTGCCGCTGCTCAGGCCGCTGCGGCGGCGCCTGCTGAAAAGGCGCAGCCGGTCCAGCGCCAGGCACAGCCTGCAGCGACACCGCGCAAGAATGATCGTGAGCGCGACCAGCGCCCCAGCAACCGTGGACGTGATGATGGCGGTCGACGGTCTGGCAAGCTGACCCTGAACCAAGCGCTCAGGGGCGGCGAAGGTGGTCGCCAGCGGTCGATGGCGGCCATGAAGCGCAAGCAGGAACGGGCCCGTCAAAAGGCAATGGGCGGTTCCGTTGAGCGTGAAAAGGTTGTCCGCGACGTGCAGGTGCCCGAAGCCATCGTCGTGAGCGAACTTGCCAACCGAATGACCGAAAAGGTCGGCGACGTAGTCAAGGCGCTGATGAACAACGGTATGATGGTAACTCAGAACCAGACCATCGACGCCGATACCGCGGAACTGATCGTCGAAGAGTTCGGCCACCGCGTCCAGCGTGTGTCGGATGCCGACGTCGAGGACGTGATCAAAGAGGTTCAGGATGAGGCAGATGACCTGCAGGGTCGTCCGCCGGTCATCACCATCATGGGCCACGTGGACCACGGCAAAACCTCGCTTCTGGATGCGATCCGCGATGCCAAGGTTGTCGCGGGCGAAGCGGGCGGGATTACCCAGCACATCGGTGCATATCAGGTGAAAACCGAAGACGGTGTGACGCTGTCCTTCCTCGACACCCCGGGCCACGCGGCGTTTACGTCGATGCGGTCGCGCGGTGCTCAGGTCACGGACATCGTTGTTCTGGTTGTGGCGGCGGACGATGCGGTAATGCCGCAGACGGTTGAAGCCATCAACCATGCCAAGGCCGCTGAAGTGCCGATGATTGTGGCGATCAACAAGATTGATAAACCGGGTGCGACTCCGGACAAGGTGCGCACCGATCTGCTGCAACACGAAGTGATCGTCGAGAAGATGTCGGGTGAGGTGCAGGATGTCGAAGTGTCTGCGATCACCGGGCAGGGCTTGGATCAGTTGCTGGAAGCCATCGCGCTTCAGGCCGAGATTCTGGAACTGAAAGCTAACCCGGATCGCGCTGCGCAGGGCGCAGTGATCGAAGCGCAGTTGGATGTGGGCCGTGGCCCCGTTGCGACCGTTCTCGTTCAAAACGGTACGCTGCGGCAAGGCGATATCTTTGTCGTGGGTGAGCAGTACGGTAAGGTTCGTGCCCTCATCAATGATAAGGGCGAGCGCGTGAAAGAGGCCGGGCCGTCGGTTCCGGTCGAAGTGCTTGGCCTGAACGGTACGCCAGAGGCTGGTGATGTTCTCAACGTGACCGAGACCGAAGCCCAGGCGCGTGAGATTGCCGAGTACCGCGAGAAAGCGGCCAAGGACAAACGCGCGGCGGCTGGTGCGGCGACGACCCTCGAACAGTTGATGGCGAACGCCAAGGCGGACGAGAATGTCAGCGAACTGCCCATCCTCGTTAAAGCGGATGTGCAGGGGTCTGCAGAGGCCATCGTTCAGGCGATGGAGAAGATTGGTAACGACGAAGTACGCGTACGCGTACTGCACTCGGGCGTCGGTGCGATCACCGAAACCGATGTGGGTCTGGCCGAAGCGTCGGGCGCGCCGATCATGGGTTTCAACGTCCGTGCGAACGCGTCTGCCCGGAACACAGCCAACCAAAAGGGTGTAGAGATCCGCTATTACTCGGTGATCTACGACCTTGTGGATGATGTGAAGGCCGCAGCCTCCGGTCTGCTGAGCGCTGAAATTCGTGAGAATTTCATCGGCTACGCCGAGATCAAGGAAGTGTTCAAGGTGACGGGTGTTGGCAAGGTGGCCGGTTGTCTGGTGACCGAAGGGGTCGCCCGCCGTTCGGCCGGTGTGCGTCTGCTGCGTGACAACGTGGTGATTCACGAGGGCACGCTGAAAACGCTCAAGCGCTTTAAGGACGAAGTGGCAGAAGTTCAGTCTGGGCAAGAATGCGGTATGGCGTTCGAGAATTACGATGATATCCGTCCGTCGGATGTGATCGAGATTTTCGAGCGAGAAGAGGTCACACGCACGCTCGACTGA
- a CDS encoding RNA-binding protein — MGRGGDSKDRSDGPERKCIATGEVQPKNGLIRFVVGPDAQIVPDIAGKLPGRGIYVAADRAALDKAVKKKLFARGAKQSVQVPDDLVEEVERQLARRVVDLIALSRKGGRAVAGYEKVKNMLALEEADVLIQAVDGSGRGKSKLSTPHFGTYIGWLTSDELGLAFGRQTVIHGALASGGLTQRVVEEANRLRGVRENRVAGATGRENDGGKGRREG, encoded by the coding sequence ATGGGACGCGGTGGCGACTCAAAGGATCGGTCGGATGGGCCGGAGCGCAAGTGCATTGCCACGGGCGAGGTGCAGCCCAAGAATGGGTTGATCCGCTTTGTCGTGGGGCCCGATGCGCAGATCGTGCCGGACATTGCGGGCAAGTTGCCCGGTCGTGGTATTTATGTTGCGGCGGATCGTGCGGCCTTGGACAAGGCCGTGAAGAAGAAGCTGTTTGCGCGGGGGGCCAAGCAATCCGTGCAGGTGCCGGATGATTTGGTCGAAGAAGTCGAGCGGCAACTGGCGCGGCGGGTTGTGGACCTGATCGCGCTGTCCCGTAAGGGCGGTCGCGCCGTGGCGGGGTATGAAAAGGTCAAGAACATGCTTGCGCTGGAAGAGGCGGATGTTCTGATCCAGGCAGTCGATGGGTCGGGCCGCGGCAAGTCCAAGCTGAGTACGCCGCATTTCGGCACATACATTGGCTGGCTGACATCGGATGAGTTGGGTTTGGCCTTTGGCCGTCAAACTGTGATACATGGGGCGCTCGCCTCTGGTGGACTCACGCAACGTGTTGTAGAGGAAGCCAACCGTTTACGCGGAGTCCGCGAAAACAGGGTGGCTGGCGCCACCGGGCGCGAAAATGACGGCGGCAAGGGCCGCCGGGAAGGATAG
- the nusA gene encoding transcription termination factor NusA: MAITSANQLELLQTAEAVAREKMIDPGLVVEAMEESLARAAKSRYGAEMDIRVSIDRKTGKATFTRVRTVVEDEELENYQAEFTVEQAKQYLDNPAVGDTFVEEVPPVEMGRIAAQSAKQVILQKVREAERDRQFEEFKDRAGTIINALVKREEYGNVIVDVGAGEAILRRNEKIGRESYRPNDRIRCYIKDVRREQRGPQIFLSRTAPEFMAELFKMEVPEIYDGIIDIKAVARDPGSRAKIAVISYDNSIDPVGACVGMRGSRVQAVVNELQGEKIDIIPWNEDQPTFLVNALQPAEVSKVVLDEEAGKIEVVVPEEQLSLAIGRRGQNVRLASQLTNLDIDIMTEADESARRQAEFEERTKLFMDNLDLDEFFAQLLVSEGFTNLEEVAYVELDELLVIDGVDEGTAEELQARARDVLEAQAKAALDNARSMGVEDSLIEFDGLTPQMVEALAKDDVKTLEDFATCADWELAGGWTTVDGERHKDDGVLEPFDVSLEEAQQLVMTARILLGWVDPAELEAEAAEEDGEELTEEAEA, encoded by the coding sequence ATGGCCATTACATCTGCAAACCAGCTTGAGCTGCTGCAAACCGCGGAAGCCGTTGCCCGTGAAAAGATGATCGACCCCGGTCTGGTGGTCGAGGCGATGGAAGAGTCGCTCGCGCGCGCGGCGAAGTCCCGCTACGGGGCCGAGATGGACATTCGTGTGTCCATCGACCGCAAGACCGGCAAGGCGACATTCACCCGTGTCCGCACCGTGGTCGAGGATGAAGAGCTGGAGAACTACCAGGCCGAGTTCACCGTTGAGCAGGCCAAGCAGTATCTCGACAACCCCGCCGTCGGTGACACTTTTGTAGAGGAAGTCCCTCCGGTCGAGATGGGCCGCATCGCAGCGCAATCCGCCAAGCAGGTGATCCTGCAAAAGGTGCGCGAAGCCGAGCGTGATCGTCAGTTCGAAGAGTTCAAGGATCGCGCGGGCACCATCATCAACGCGCTGGTCAAGCGCGAGGAATACGGCAACGTCATCGTGGACGTCGGTGCCGGTGAGGCGATCCTGCGCCGCAATGAAAAGATCGGCCGCGAATCGTATCGCCCGAATGACCGCATCCGCTGCTACATCAAGGATGTGCGCCGCGAACAGCGTGGGCCGCAGATTTTCCTGAGCCGGACAGCGCCCGAATTCATGGCGGAACTGTTCAAGATGGAAGTGCCGGAGATCTACGACGGCATCATCGACATCAAGGCCGTGGCCCGCGACCCCGGGTCTCGCGCGAAGATTGCCGTGATTTCGTATGATAACTCCATCGACCCCGTGGGTGCGTGCGTCGGTATGCGGGGTTCCCGCGTGCAGGCCGTCGTGAACGAGCTTCAGGGTGAAAAGATCGACATCATTCCGTGGAATGAGGATCAGCCGACCTTCCTTGTGAACGCATTGCAGCCCGCCGAGGTGAGCAAGGTGGTTCTGGACGAGGAAGCGGGCAAGATCGAAGTCGTCGTGCCCGAAGAGCAACTGTCGCTCGCCATCGGTCGTCGCGGTCAGAACGTGCGTCTGGCCAGCCAACTCACCAACCTTGACATCGACATTATGACCGAGGCAGACGAATCGGCGCGTCGTCAGGCCGAATTCGAAGAGCGCACCAAGCTGTTCATGGACAATCTGGACCTTGACGAATTCTTTGCCCAATTGCTGGTGTCCGAGGGGTTCACGAACCTCGAAGAGGTGGCCTATGTCGAGCTGGACGAATTGCTGGTCATCGACGGCGTGGACGAAGGCACAGCCGAGGAATTGCAAGCCCGTGCCCGCGACGTGCTGGAAGCTCAGGCCAAGGCAGCGCTGGACAACGCGCGATCAATGGGCGTCGAAGACAGCCTTATTGAATTCGACGGGCTTACACCCCAAATGGTAGAAGCGCTCGCCAAGGATGACGTTAAAACCCTGGAAGATTTTGCAACATGCGCAGACTGGGAACTGGCCGGTGGCTGGACAACCGTCGATGGCGAACGTCACAAGGACGATGGCGTACTGGAACCGTTTGACGTGTCGTTGGAAGAGGCGCAGCAACTGGTTATGACGGCGCGTATTTTGCTGGGTTGGGTCGATCCTGCCGAATTGGAAGCGGAAGCAGCGGAAGAAGACGGCGAAGAGCTGACCGAGGAGGCCGAGGCCTGA
- the pip gene encoding prolyl aminopeptidase has protein sequence MDKHSDQKRAVQYLYPPMDPYDQRMLEVGQGHRIYVEQCGNPNGMPVVVLHGGPGGGCSPAMRRYFDPEHYRVILFDQRGCGRSRPHASVMNNTTWHLVDDIELIRKTLGIDAWIVFGGSWGATLALIYAEAHPARVRNLVLRGVFLMTQAELDWFYGGGAGKFWPEVWSRFEGLIPEDERGDLIGAYHRRLFSGDVAMETRFARAWSSWENALASIHSSGAGGEAPGDYARAFARLENHYFTNAGFLEFDGQILAHAGRIKHIPGTIVQGRYDMICPPDSAYALSKVWPLGELKMVRNAGHALSEPGISAELVRTMDRIAGK, from the coding sequence ATGGACAAACACAGCGATCAAAAGCGCGCGGTACAGTATCTGTACCCGCCCATGGACCCCTACGACCAACGGATGCTTGAGGTTGGTCAAGGACACCGTATCTACGTGGAACAATGCGGCAATCCAAACGGGATGCCAGTGGTGGTTTTGCATGGTGGTCCTGGCGGCGGGTGCAGTCCCGCAATGCGTCGGTATTTTGATCCAGAACACTACCGGGTGATTCTGTTTGATCAGCGCGGCTGTGGCAGGTCGCGCCCGCACGCGTCCGTGATGAACAATACGACCTGGCATCTGGTCGACGACATCGAGTTGATCCGTAAGACACTGGGCATCGACGCGTGGATTGTGTTTGGCGGATCGTGGGGCGCAACGCTCGCCCTGATCTACGCCGAGGCGCACCCGGCGCGGGTGCGCAATCTGGTGCTGCGCGGCGTGTTCCTGATGACGCAAGCCGAGCTTGACTGGTTCTACGGCGGTGGAGCGGGCAAGTTCTGGCCCGAGGTGTGGTCGCGCTTCGAAGGGCTGATCCCCGAAGATGAGCGTGGAGATCTGATTGGTGCCTATCACCGGCGTCTGTTTTCTGGCGATGTTGCGATGGAAACCCGCTTTGCCCGCGCGTGGTCGTCTTGGGAAAATGCATTGGCCTCGATCCATTCATCTGGTGCCGGTGGAGAGGCGCCTGGCGACTATGCCCGTGCCTTTGCCCGGCTCGAGAATCATTATTTCACCAACGCCGGTTTCCTTGAGTTCGACGGTCAGATTCTCGCTCATGCAGGTCGTATCAAGCACATTCCGGGCACTATCGTGCAAGGCCGCTACGACATGATCTGCCCGCCCGACAGTGCCTATGCGTTGTCAAAGGTGTGGCCGCTGGGGGAACTTAAAATGGTCCGCAATGCCGGTCATGCCTTGTCTGAACCGGGGATTTCGGCTGAACTGGTGCGCACGATGGACAGGATCGCAGGAAAATGA
- the rimP gene encoding ribosome maturation factor RimP, with product MTNDLIAKAAIDRRLAEIITPVIEDLGYELVRVRLMSGKETTLQIMADKPDGGIEVDDCGAISTAVSATLDVEDPILDAYTLEVSSPGIDRPLTRLKDFDMFEGYDAKLETDELIDGRRRFKGVLAGVEDDEVLINVAEGTIGLKFEWLSDAKLVLTDELIKEMLRQRKAAGVIKETEFDEIQTEGSEEDS from the coding sequence ATGACCAACGACCTGATTGCCAAAGCTGCCATCGACCGCCGCCTTGCCGAGATCATCACCCCGGTGATCGAGGATCTGGGCTATGAGCTGGTGCGCGTGCGACTGATGAGCGGCAAGGAAACGACGCTGCAGATCATGGCCGACAAGCCCGATGGCGGGATCGAGGTGGATGATTGCGGTGCGATTTCCACCGCTGTGAGTGCGACGTTGGATGTCGAGGATCCGATCCTCGATGCTTATACGCTCGAAGTATCCTCGCCCGGCATTGACCGACCGCTGACCCGGCTGAAAGACTTCGACATGTTCGAGGGCTATGACGCCAAGCTGGAAACCGATGAGTTGATCGACGGACGGCGCCGTTTCAAAGGCGTGCTTGCAGGTGTCGAGGATGACGAGGTGCTGATCAACGTGGCCGAGGGCACGATTGGCCTGAAGTTCGAGTGGTTGAGCGACGCCAAGCTGGTCCTGACGGACGAGTTGATCAAAGAGATGTTACGCCAGCGCAAAGCGGCTGGCGTGATCAAAGAGACAGAATTCGACGAAATACAGACCGAAGGGTCAGAGGAGGACAGCTGA